Proteins encoded by one window of Paenibacillus sp. DCT19:
- a CDS encoding sugar ABC transporter permease — MTTFLKNLIKNRVMLFMVLPGAIWFFFFSYLPLVGTVAAFKEYRVSREGFWASLMKSEWVGWDNFKFLFSTNDAWLITRNTLFYNIAIIFLGLVFAVGLAILLSELINKRLAKLYQTGMFLPYFLSWVIVGYFVFSFLSMDRGMLNQIIGWFGMEPIQWYSEAKYWPYILVFVALWKTIGYNSIVYLASILGIDRSLYEAAMIDGANKWQQIRNITIPLLSPIITIMTLLAVGRIFYADFGLFYQVPRDSGTLFSVTNVIDTYVYRGLKTSGEIGMSTAAGLYQSVVGFVLVIISNYVVRKIDKDSSLF, encoded by the coding sequence ATGACTACATTTTTGAAAAATCTGATTAAAAACCGAGTCATGCTGTTCATGGTACTGCCTGGTGCCATCTGGTTTTTCTTCTTCTCTTATCTGCCACTCGTGGGCACGGTGGCTGCATTCAAGGAATATCGAGTCAGTCGCGAAGGCTTCTGGGCAAGCCTGATGAAGAGTGAGTGGGTAGGCTGGGATAATTTCAAATTTCTGTTCAGCACCAATGACGCATGGCTGATTACGCGAAATACCCTTTTTTATAATATCGCCATTATTTTTTTAGGGCTGGTTTTTGCAGTAGGGCTAGCGATTTTACTCTCGGAGCTCATTAATAAACGGCTAGCGAAGTTATATCAAACGGGGATGTTTCTCCCCTACTTTCTGTCCTGGGTTATCGTTGGTTACTTCGTATTCAGCTTCCTGAGTATGGATCGAGGGATGTTGAATCAGATTATTGGCTGGTTTGGAATGGAGCCGATCCAATGGTACTCCGAGGCTAAGTATTGGCCGTATATTCTGGTTTTTGTCGCATTATGGAAAACCATTGGTTACAACAGCATCGTGTATCTGGCATCTATTCTGGGGATTGATCGTTCGCTGTATGAAGCAGCCATGATTGATGGAGCGAACAAATGGCAGCAGATTCGCAACATTACGATCCCATTGCTGTCGCCAATCATTACCATTATGACCTTGCTGGCCGTAGGCCGCATCTTCTATGCCGACTTTGGACTGTTCTATCAGGTGCCAAGGGACTCGGGTACACTTTTCTCGGTTACGAACGTTATTGATACGTATGTCTATCGTGGCTTGAAAACAAGCGGGGAGATTGGAATGAGTACAGCAGCAGGATTGTATCAATCCGTTGTGGGCTTTGTGCTTGTAATCATCTCCAACTATGTCGTTCGCAAAATTGATAAAGATAGCAGTTTATTCTAG
- a CDS encoding response regulator transcription factor gives MYKVFIVDDEPFIIEGLYDIVDWSSFGLEIVNHAGNGQAALEALSSQSVDILISDISMPIMNGLDLIREARRLQPEVKVIILSGFNEFEYLKEGMKLGIENYLLKPINVEELESTLTNTASKLDRAVPPKLNNDAYGIQILKDNILHRWLTGQIADTEFEERARFMNISLEASYVAVAILRNKDQGQNSDMFEQVGRLLGVKPHLNVFHDMDGDIVIIANMDGHADEEKKLMEGLENLYEAISVTHPSVRIGMGRLMQGLYHAPSSYADAKTALQYVMIYPDLKIIDYAMLDKCEDHAATFFIDWREYAKLILSRNVEQLANRIRTDFEQHRDGLTPGELQNTALEVVIRFKMELEAIKHSDETAMYQEGLRLVLDSNTFDELVLALQEVGLKTIQSLLQDLKNPIVNQVLQHIDKHYADELSLKLLGAHYHLHPVYLGQLFHKETGETFAEYLNKYRIERAKEQLRNSNLKVHEIARNVGYWETGYFYKQFRKYVGISPTDFKVFG, from the coding sequence ATGTATAAAGTTTTTATTGTAGATGATGAGCCTTTCATCATTGAAGGGCTGTACGATATAGTGGACTGGTCTTCATTCGGGTTGGAGATCGTAAATCATGCGGGTAATGGGCAAGCAGCGCTTGAAGCACTTTCTTCTCAATCTGTGGATATTCTCATTTCGGATATATCGATGCCCATTATGAATGGCCTAGATCTGATTCGCGAAGCAAGACGGCTGCAACCTGAGGTTAAAGTGATTATTTTAAGTGGTTTCAATGAATTCGAATACTTAAAAGAAGGCATGAAACTTGGCATTGAGAATTATCTGCTCAAACCCATTAATGTGGAAGAATTGGAATCGACGCTGACCAATACAGCTTCCAAGCTAGATCGTGCAGTTCCACCTAAACTAAATAATGACGCCTATGGTATTCAGATTCTGAAGGACAATATCCTTCACCGCTGGTTAACAGGACAGATTGCAGATACTGAATTTGAGGAACGTGCCCGGTTTATGAACATTTCGCTGGAAGCGTCATATGTTGCAGTCGCCATCTTGCGTAATAAAGATCAAGGACAAAACTCAGACATGTTTGAACAAGTGGGGCGGCTGCTAGGCGTTAAGCCTCATCTCAACGTGTTCCATGATATGGACGGAGATATCGTCATCATAGCTAATATGGATGGGCATGCAGATGAGGAAAAGAAATTGATGGAGGGGCTAGAGAACTTATATGAAGCGATCTCAGTAACACATCCATCAGTGCGGATCGGGATGGGACGATTGATGCAAGGGTTATATCATGCGCCGTCCAGTTATGCAGATGCCAAGACAGCACTTCAGTATGTCATGATCTATCCCGATCTGAAAATTATTGATTATGCGATGTTAGACAAATGCGAAGATCATGCAGCTACGTTCTTTATTGATTGGAGGGAATATGCCAAGCTTATTCTGTCCCGCAATGTTGAACAGCTTGCTAACCGCATTCGCACAGATTTTGAACAACACCGTGATGGACTTACGCCAGGGGAGCTTCAGAATACCGCATTGGAAGTCGTTATTCGTTTCAAAATGGAGCTAGAGGCCATTAAACATTCAGATGAAACGGCGATGTATCAGGAGGGGCTTCGTCTTGTATTAGATAGCAACACCTTTGATGAACTAGTGTTAGCTCTTCAGGAGGTGGGTCTAAAGACCATCCAGTCCTTGCTACAGGATTTGAAAAATCCGATCGTGAATCAGGTGCTTCAGCATATCGACAAACATTACGCAGACGAGCTATCCCTGAAGCTGCTAGGCGCCCATTATCATCTGCATCCCGTGTATCTGGGGCAATTGTTTCATAAGGAGACAGGAGAGACATTTGCTGAATACCTCAATAAATACCGGATTGAACGTGCGAAGGAGCAGTTACGTAATTCCAATCTGAAGGTGCATGAGATCGCTCGGAATGTAGGGTATTGGGAGACAGGATATTTTTACAAACAATTCCGCAAGTATGTAGGTATTTCACCGACTGATTTTAAAGTGTTTGGATGA
- a CDS encoding sensor histidine kinase, which translates to MFMKMLFIFSMISIVTIITLSYLIFLSVSDSTIRRELAIQKAAMEHVDRTIHQQFEAVQNMVRDMHQNEALSANITYLMNHTYAEYVQHLTNGYYANQDDYSADVLKHFQNIMDRNSEIHHLMLYSAEQQDLSVFNQNKPFRKLSTNAAHSYIPDVMAMETPNISAPNLWIRKEINQWDPALYAIRVPINDTQTLRNLGQFLVFYDSKGIGNALDNYDSNLKGDIVVLSAKGTVLFDSNNNYYGKKYPYVNMADSLFDQTDMDEMKKEQNMYVNKFVSADQGYVVIGTVPVEEMAEAYAGIRNTIVSISIVCLLFAVLVPAFFIINFAKRTRKIIRFTQKVKYGNLQARIDDARDDELGQISHSFNDMLDELNLYIERVYKAEIKQKETELVALQARINPHFLYNTLEVIRMRAISQGARDVGEMIYSLSVLFKSLVQQKKNYTLKDEMEACRLYLELFRIRYKDIFVYTIQIDSIFYQHPVVKLSLQPIIENYVVHGIRIERSDNRLSIVVQEKGDILQVEVRDNGKGIEPSRLTEIMEELERPEESGQMFGLRSVHSRLRYLYGPEFGITIESTFGEGTTITVRYPHTERTGV; encoded by the coding sequence ATGTTTATGAAAATGCTGTTCATCTTCTCGATGATATCAATTGTTACGATCATAACGCTGTCTTATCTTATCTTTCTATCGGTATCCGACTCGACTATTCGCAGGGAGTTAGCCATTCAGAAAGCCGCGATGGAGCATGTGGATCGAACCATTCATCAGCAATTTGAAGCAGTGCAGAATATGGTGAGGGACATGCATCAGAATGAGGCATTATCCGCCAACATCACTTATCTGATGAACCACACATATGCGGAGTATGTTCAACATTTGACGAATGGTTATTACGCCAATCAGGATGATTATTCGGCAGATGTGCTTAAACATTTCCAGAATATCATGGATCGCAATTCAGAGATTCATCATCTGATGTTATACAGTGCTGAGCAGCAGGACCTGTCTGTCTTTAATCAAAACAAACCGTTCCGCAAGCTAAGTACCAATGCAGCGCACTCTTACATTCCTGACGTGATGGCGATGGAAACGCCTAATATCAGTGCACCGAATCTATGGATTCGTAAAGAGATCAATCAATGGGACCCTGCATTGTATGCCATTCGTGTTCCGATTAATGATACGCAGACGCTTCGCAATCTCGGGCAGTTTCTTGTGTTCTATGATTCAAAAGGAATCGGTAATGCGCTCGATAACTATGACAGCAATCTAAAGGGAGATATCGTGGTGTTATCCGCCAAAGGCACCGTGTTATTTGACTCCAACAACAATTATTACGGGAAGAAGTACCCTTACGTGAATATGGCTGACTCACTGTTTGACCAGACGGATATGGACGAGATGAAGAAAGAGCAGAACATGTACGTCAATAAGTTTGTCTCGGCCGATCAAGGCTATGTCGTCATTGGCACAGTTCCTGTGGAAGAAATGGCTGAAGCTTACGCGGGTATTCGAAATACCATCGTTTCCATTAGTATCGTATGTCTTTTGTTCGCTGTACTCGTTCCGGCATTTTTCATTATCAACTTTGCGAAGCGTACCCGAAAAATTATTCGCTTTACCCAAAAAGTAAAATACGGGAACTTGCAGGCGCGCATTGATGACGCAAGGGATGATGAGCTTGGGCAAATCTCGCATAGCTTCAACGATATGCTGGACGAGCTCAACCTATACATTGAGCGAGTGTACAAAGCTGAGATCAAACAGAAGGAGACCGAACTCGTTGCGCTACAGGCACGTATTAACCCGCACTTTCTGTATAATACGCTCGAAGTCATTCGGATGAGGGCTATATCTCAGGGAGCTAGAGATGTGGGTGAGATGATCTATAGTCTATCTGTATTGTTCAAGAGCTTGGTACAACAGAAGAAAAACTACACGTTGAAGGATGAGATGGAGGCTTGCCGTTTATATCTGGAGCTATTCCGCATCCGCTACAAGGATATATTCGTCTATACGATCCAGATCGATTCTATTTTTTATCAGCATCCCGTGGTTAAGCTTTCTCTACAGCCGATTATTGAAAATTACGTCGTTCATGGAATTCGCATAGAACGCTCTGACAATCGGTTATCCATTGTTGTGCAAGAGAAAGGAGATATCCTACAGGTAGAGGTCAGGGATAACGGAAAGGGCATTGAGCCTTCACGCCTGACAGAGATCATGGAAGAGTTGGAACGTCCTGAGGAGTCAGGTCAGATGTTTGGATTGCGAAGTGTCCATAGTCGGTTGCGCTACTTATATGGACCAGAGTTCGGAATTACGATTGAGAGCACTTTCGGAGAAGGGACAACAATCACGGTGCGTTATCCACATACAGAAAGGACAGGTGTGTAA
- a CDS encoding endo-beta-N-acetylglucosaminidase, translated as MTRKIKPKGFMPKVTSMVLTTALLGQILASSVYAGDTLPYTGESAKGINQPYQHGYTAAQILNWTPESDIYGDLLRAHVPLQPRNEAFAATQAYPELSPETQLFTMSGDYGNAFFDSTPYTNEFSQYLFNYWQYTDYYSYWHGMASAGVPEELYDPSKEWTEKYFEFGILNIPNPAYTNAAHKNGVKSIANIFFSDNDRGPQTYKQMLIQDENGNFPVAEKLAEMAEYYNYDGYFFNQEEVARGVAPEDIPSYKKFMKYLRDQGLYVQWYDSTVNTTGKIQYQNEFNGLNSPFVQDSILGRVSDSIFLNYVWNHNMLRDSRDHAISLGLDPLETVFAGVEGGHDKFGRWKQSYDLRNNLDENGQPMNSIATLGADFTHNALDEEMGDGSTNHRAEDEYQWMTFVRDRAWWSGPNQDPTNARRNATANLSDVYASGANWDGIAAYLTERSVIEGSNFTTSFNTGHGLQYYLNGSVSNDKEWSNINIQDIPVTWQWWMDSQGSKLSVDFDYGPTYEKGARYNYDAIGAFKGGSSLVVNGTLSADNFLRLYKTDLSVNAQSKLDLTYNKPSTDDASSLRVGLIFQDAPENVVYVNVPNSGKRTAGWETVSLDLNAYQGRTIAAFGLSFDPNHTTIENYQMNIGQIRITDGSAIVPDAPTEFHITRALTNTDELVVAWDMKDYSEVKQYNLYENGAFVGGVYDSTFYIKSLKQRSGELSIRAVGADGTESEAAVLPYNLNTAVQDIDVKFKSNGDAIVSWKKPKKSKGNDTIQLTLETEYTKEPFTKSLQLKNNKPSTILTGLPTNGEHYVLNIAVGDHAPVTYTGKLADLQITPYPQDKVTVKDGKYTLALPDLEDWYKIYVYENGVAREFGVTYVTQKFPYIIRGRTKLSELTFTPASSNSTLKLVIEDYAGNQATTILR; from the coding sequence ATGACACGTAAAATCAAACCGAAGGGCTTCATGCCCAAAGTAACGTCCATGGTGCTCACAACCGCACTACTCGGACAGATTCTGGCCTCGTCTGTATATGCGGGAGACACGCTCCCTTATACTGGCGAAAGTGCCAAGGGGATTAATCAGCCCTATCAGCATGGCTACACTGCTGCTCAGATTCTAAACTGGACACCGGAGAGTGATATCTATGGAGACCTACTTCGTGCCCACGTCCCCTTGCAACCGCGTAATGAGGCATTTGCTGCTACACAGGCTTACCCCGAGCTCAGCCCAGAAACTCAACTATTCACCATGAGTGGTGATTATGGTAATGCGTTCTTTGATAGCACGCCATATACCAATGAATTTAGTCAATATCTCTTTAATTATTGGCAATATACGGACTACTACAGCTACTGGCACGGCATGGCGTCTGCTGGAGTTCCTGAAGAGTTATACGACCCCAGCAAGGAATGGACGGAGAAGTATTTTGAATTCGGCATTCTGAACATTCCAAACCCAGCTTACACCAACGCAGCTCACAAGAATGGGGTGAAGTCCATTGCCAACATCTTTTTCTCCGATAATGACCGCGGCCCTCAGACTTATAAACAAATGCTGATCCAAGACGAAAACGGAAACTTCCCTGTAGCTGAGAAGTTAGCCGAGATGGCGGAATACTACAACTATGACGGATATTTCTTCAATCAGGAGGAGGTTGCCCGTGGTGTAGCTCCAGAGGATATCCCATCGTACAAAAAATTCATGAAGTATCTAAGAGATCAAGGATTATATGTGCAATGGTACGATTCCACGGTCAATACAACCGGCAAAATTCAGTATCAGAATGAGTTTAATGGACTCAATAGTCCCTTTGTCCAAGATTCGATTCTGGGCAGAGTCTCTGATTCCATCTTTTTGAATTATGTGTGGAACCACAATATGCTTCGCGATTCGCGCGACCATGCCATCAGCCTAGGACTTGATCCACTGGAAACCGTATTCGCTGGTGTTGAAGGCGGACATGACAAGTTTGGGCGCTGGAAGCAATCCTATGATCTACGAAACAACTTGGATGAGAACGGCCAACCGATGAACAGCATTGCAACTTTAGGTGCGGACTTCACCCATAACGCGCTAGATGAAGAGATGGGCGACGGTAGCACCAATCATCGGGCAGAGGATGAGTACCAATGGATGACCTTTGTTCGTGATCGTGCTTGGTGGTCTGGGCCGAATCAGGATCCTACGAATGCACGGCGCAACGCCACAGCTAACCTATCGGATGTGTATGCATCTGGTGCCAACTGGGATGGTATTGCCGCATACCTTACTGAGCGCTCCGTCATCGAAGGCTCCAACTTTACAACCAGCTTCAATACTGGACACGGCCTACAATATTATCTGAATGGCTCTGTATCCAATGATAAAGAGTGGTCCAACATCAATATTCAAGATATCCCTGTCACCTGGCAATGGTGGATGGATAGTCAAGGTAGCAAACTCAGTGTAGATTTCGATTATGGTCCAACCTATGAAAAAGGCGCTCGATATAACTATGACGCCATTGGCGCATTCAAAGGTGGCAGCTCTCTTGTGGTAAACGGTACACTCAGCGCAGATAACTTCCTTCGCCTGTATAAAACTGATCTGTCCGTCAATGCACAGTCGAAACTGGATCTGACATATAACAAGCCGTCTACTGATGATGCTTCCTCTCTACGCGTAGGACTAATCTTCCAAGACGCACCTGAGAACGTAGTCTACGTTAATGTCCCTAATTCGGGTAAACGTACAGCTGGCTGGGAGACTGTTTCACTGGATTTAAATGCATATCAAGGTAGGACGATTGCCGCTTTTGGACTCTCCTTTGATCCGAACCATACAACCATTGAAAATTATCAGATGAACATTGGTCAGATCCGCATTACAGACGGTTCAGCGATTGTACCCGACGCTCCTACTGAATTCCATATTACCAGAGCATTAACCAATACGGATGAACTGGTCGTCGCATGGGACATGAAGGACTATTCAGAGGTCAAGCAATACAATTTATATGAAAATGGTGCATTTGTCGGCGGTGTGTATGATTCCACGTTTTACATCAAATCCCTTAAACAGCGGTCTGGTGAACTATCCATACGAGCTGTAGGGGCAGATGGTACTGAGAGTGAAGCAGCCGTTCTACCTTATAATTTGAATACAGCAGTGCAAGATATCGACGTAAAATTCAAATCGAATGGTGATGCCATCGTTAGTTGGAAGAAACCTAAGAAATCTAAGGGCAATGATACCATCCAGCTTACGCTTGAGACGGAATATACCAAGGAACCTTTCACCAAGTCACTTCAATTGAAAAATAATAAACCATCCACCATCCTGACGGGACTCCCGACTAATGGTGAACATTACGTATTGAATATCGCCGTCGGCGATCATGCTCCAGTGACCTACACTGGTAAACTGGCAGATCTCCAGATTACTCCATACCCCCAAGATAAGGTTACGGTAAAAGACGGTAAATACACACTTGCCCTGCCTGACTTGGAGGACTGGTACAAAATCTATGTATATGAGAACGGGGTAGCCCGCGAGTTCGGGGTTACTTATGTTACGCAGAAATTCCCGTATATCATCCGGGGCAGAACGAAGCTCAGTGAACTGACCTTCACACCTGCATCCAGTAATAGCACATTGAAGCTGGTTATCGAAGATTATGCAGGGAATCAGGCGACAACCATTCTGAGGTAG
- a CDS encoding helicase DnaB, producing the protein MRMKNLLHYTEHHRYCVYREFGLSALDDRMLTGAYQPMVGAFAVGLYRLLFQHLPGEQVGYSPLEQQRRLFMTLGLEPSEKGRKYLIEQASKLEAVGLLQTSRLYIPENDDYIYEYELQPPLSPSEFFRTQHLTLLLRDKIGKFAVLSLRSGFSAVENGDAPYPAANKENISVPFYDIFELNTHVIDYELEQALSEVSTSAQRSGTTLAAEENSLNYADIILRFPRESVNRRHVEKLRFDHEQLGIVNYVVNKFNLSVQDVCRLLDEDDVFSPQGQLLLDDLQHKASLQFRQTKKRQEQQTVQAAKVVALRQHMDEPEQQNDSEEPPVEHVVQMEYYVEVPPQFATKCDIHQYNMMLRNEPYTRLLQTFFPGAVPDNLVDIFEKIDLSYKLPGEVINVLIHYLMQLLVSGGEQRINRNFVEAIASNMLLKQVNSYEKAVQYIRDQSKVKGKQAAGAAGTRTRTYGKGAKAKPEIPIVQDMTADGDAVSEEEFEEMMRFAQQMQANKQKGTS; encoded by the coding sequence ATGCGCATGAAGAACTTGCTGCATTATACTGAACATCACCGCTACTGCGTATACAGGGAGTTTGGACTAAGTGCCCTGGATGACCGTATGCTTACCGGAGCATACCAGCCTATGGTAGGTGCCTTTGCGGTTGGCTTGTATCGGCTGTTATTTCAGCATCTTCCCGGCGAACAGGTAGGTTATTCCCCGCTTGAACAACAACGAAGATTGTTCATGACGCTCGGTCTTGAGCCTAGCGAGAAGGGGCGTAAATATTTGATCGAACAAGCTTCGAAGCTAGAAGCGGTAGGTCTACTTCAGACCTCGCGTTTATATATTCCGGAGAATGATGATTACATCTATGAATATGAGCTACAGCCACCACTGTCGCCCTCGGAATTTTTCCGTACACAGCATTTGACACTGTTGCTTCGTGACAAGATTGGTAAGTTTGCCGTGCTTTCCTTACGTTCCGGATTCTCGGCAGTAGAGAATGGCGATGCGCCTTATCCGGCAGCGAATAAAGAGAATATTTCCGTTCCTTTTTACGATATATTTGAACTTAATACCCATGTCATTGATTATGAGCTGGAGCAAGCCCTGTCCGAAGTATCGACTTCAGCTCAGCGTAGCGGGACAACCCTTGCTGCAGAAGAGAATAGCTTGAATTATGCCGACATTATTTTGCGTTTTCCACGCGAATCCGTGAACCGTCGTCATGTGGAGAAACTGAGATTCGATCATGAACAGCTTGGGATTGTGAATTATGTTGTGAACAAGTTTAATCTCAGTGTGCAGGATGTATGCCGTTTATTGGATGAAGATGATGTCTTCAGTCCACAGGGACAGCTACTTCTGGATGATCTTCAGCATAAGGCGAGCTTGCAGTTCAGACAGACGAAGAAGCGTCAGGAACAGCAGACCGTGCAAGCCGCGAAGGTCGTTGCCCTTCGCCAGCATATGGATGAGCCAGAACAGCAGAATGATTCGGAGGAACCACCTGTAGAGCATGTGGTACAGATGGAATATTACGTTGAAGTCCCTCCACAATTCGCAACCAAATGTGACATTCACCAATATAATATGATGTTACGTAACGAACCTTATACACGACTTCTTCAGACATTCTTTCCGGGAGCCGTGCCGGATAATCTAGTGGATATTTTTGAGAAAATTGATCTAAGCTACAAGTTGCCAGGAGAAGTCATTAATGTACTGATTCATTACTTGATGCAGCTTCTTGTCTCAGGCGGTGAGCAACGGATCAACCGTAATTTTGTTGAGGCTATTGCGTCCAACATGCTGCTGAAGCAAGTGAATTCGTACGAGAAGGCAGTTCAGTACATTCGTGATCAATCGAAAGTGAAAGGCAAGCAGGCTGCTGGTGCAGCTGGAACCCGTACCCGTACATACGGCAAAGGAGCCAAAGCCAAGCCGGAAATTCCGATTGTACAGGACATGACAGCCGATGGCGATGCCGTGTCCGAGGAAGAATTCGAAGAGATGATGAGGTTCGCTCAGCAGATGCAGGCGAATAAACAAAAAGGCACGTCATAA
- a CDS encoding YuiB family protein, with protein sequence MQFIPVLVLMVLFFVMMFGIGFILNMLMKTTWFPSYLFVIVILPVVVYSLWDQTVPLTSHLGSFQIVDYLTGVAGLAGAVISGWTIRKLRLGGYKMF encoded by the coding sequence ATGCAGTTTATACCTGTGCTGGTATTAATGGTATTATTTTTCGTAATGATGTTCGGGATCGGTTTCATTCTGAATATGTTGATGAAGACAACCTGGTTTCCCTCATACTTGTTTGTGATCGTGATCCTACCTGTAGTTGTGTATTCGTTATGGGATCAGACTGTGCCGCTTACGTCACATCTAGGATCGTTTCAGATCGTAGATTATCTTACAGGCGTGGCTGGACTTGCTGGGGCAGTGATTAGCGGTTGGACCATACGTAAGCTCCGTCTAGGCGGGTACAAGATGTTCTAA
- the hemQ gene encoding hydrogen peroxide-dependent heme synthase: MNEAASTLEGWYALHDFRSINWAAWKAADDEERAVALDELQEFWKEWKEVEDTSKGSTVVYTVVGQKADLVMMHLRETLEDLKAVENAFNKTMFAQYTTKSYSYVSVVELSNYLGKEGEDPMQNPEIIARLKPVLPQRQYICFYPMNKKRELNDNWYMLSMDERRTMMRSHGMIGRSYAGKVKQIITGSVGFDDWEWGVTLFADDALQFKKLVYEMRFDEVSARYGEFGSFYVGSLLNESSLEDMLKL; encoded by the coding sequence ATGAACGAAGCAGCATCAACTCTAGAGGGCTGGTACGCCTTGCATGATTTCAGATCTATTAATTGGGCCGCCTGGAAAGCAGCCGACGACGAGGAACGCGCTGTCGCACTGGACGAGCTTCAAGAATTCTGGAAAGAATGGAAAGAGGTCGAAGATACATCCAAAGGAAGCACAGTCGTCTATACCGTTGTTGGTCAAAAAGCCGACCTGGTCATGATGCACCTGCGTGAGACGTTGGAAGACCTGAAGGCCGTTGAGAATGCGTTCAACAAAACGATGTTCGCTCAATACACGACCAAATCCTATTCCTATGTCAGCGTAGTTGAGCTCAGTAACTACCTTGGCAAGGAAGGCGAAGATCCGATGCAAAACCCAGAGATCATCGCTCGCCTGAAACCTGTTCTACCACAACGACAATACATCTGCTTCTATCCGATGAACAAAAAACGCGAGTTGAATGACAACTGGTATATGCTGTCTATGGACGAGCGCCGTACGATGATGCGCAGTCACGGCATGATTGGCCGCAGCTATGCGGGCAAAGTGAAACAAATTATTACCGGTTCCGTCGGATTCGACGATTGGGAATGGGGCGTTACCCTGTTTGCGGACGATGCATTGCAATTCAAAAAGCTCGTTTACGAGATGCGTTTTGATGAAGTAAGTGCCCGTTATGGTGAATTCGGCTC